From a single Sander vitreus isolate 19-12246 chromosome 2, sanVit1, whole genome shotgun sequence genomic region:
- the il15 gene encoding interleukin-15 isoform X3, with the protein MTDFMTALPVILIQPTYPGDLQAASTSSRLATFAEIATKLSFLSTSTSAAFVPVPNTSHAQSCLKSLKNAIEKSDAMLYAPSANDVEKNCKVMSLRCYIWELLVVIMEEEIVGPKANCIFDFNARLPKDNFVGCRPCEAYSLKNITVFLDRLNNLLEEMTTQWNTLNIMNKT; encoded by the exons ATGACAGACTTCATGACGGCGCTCCCGGTGATCCTCATCCAGCCCACATACCCCGGAGACCTGCAAGCA GCGTCCACTTCCAGTCGACTTGCAACCTTTGCAGAGATAGCCACAAAACTCAG CTTCCTGAGTACATCTACGTCTGCTGCTTTTGTGCCTGTACCTAATACATCACATGCACAGAGCTGCTTGAAGAGTCTGAAAAACGCCATTGAG aaatcTGACGCTATGCTGTATGCCCCGTCAGCTAATGATGTCGAA AAGAACTGTAAAGTTATGTCGCTCAGATGTTACATATGGGAGTTGTTGGTGGTCATCATGGAAGAAGAAATTGTGGGCCCTAAAGCAAATTGCATCTTTGATTTTAATGCCAGACTGCCTAAAGATAACTTT GTTGGCTGTCGACCATGTGAAGCATACTCActtaaaaatattacagtattcTTGGACAGACTAAATAACCTTTTGGAAGAAATGACTACACAGTGGAATACTTTAAACATAATGAACAAAACATAA
- the il15 gene encoding interleukin-15 isoform X2, whose product MTDFMTALPVILIQPTYPGDLQAKGVHFQSTCNLCRDSHKTQVWLCFLVLSFLSTSTSAAFVPVPNTSHAQSCLKSLKNAIEKSDAMLYAPSANDVENCKVMSLRCYIWELLVVIMEEEIVGPKANCIFDFNARLPKDNFVGCRPCEAYSLKNITVFLDRLNNLLEEMTTQWNTLNIMNKT is encoded by the exons ATGACAGACTTCATGACGGCGCTCCCGGTGATCCTCATCCAGCCCACATACCCCGGAGACCTGCAAGCA AAAGGCGTCCACTTCCAGTCGACTTGCAACCTTTGCAGAGATAGCCACAAAACTCAGGTCTGGCTTTGTTTCTTAGTTCTGAG CTTCCTGAGTACATCTACGTCTGCTGCTTTTGTGCCTGTACCTAATACATCACATGCACAGAGCTGCTTGAAGAGTCTGAAAAACGCCATTGAG aaatcTGACGCTATGCTGTATGCCCCGTCAGCTAATGATGTCGAA AACTGTAAAGTTATGTCGCTCAGATGTTACATATGGGAGTTGTTGGTGGTCATCATGGAAGAAGAAATTGTGGGCCCTAAAGCAAATTGCATCTTTGATTTTAATGCCAGACTGCCTAAAGATAACTTT GTTGGCTGTCGACCATGTGAAGCATACTCActtaaaaatattacagtattcTTGGACAGACTAAATAACCTTTTGGAAGAAATGACTACACAGTGGAATACTTTAAACATAATGAACAAAACATAA
- the il15 gene encoding interleukin-15 isoform X1: MTDFMTALPVILIQPTYPGDLQAKGVHFQSTCNLCRDSHKTQVWLCFLVLSFLSTSTSAAFVPVPNTSHAQSCLKSLKNAIEKSDAMLYAPSANDVEKNCKVMSLRCYIWELLVVIMEEEIVGPKANCIFDFNARLPKDNFVGCRPCEAYSLKNITVFLDRLNNLLEEMTTQWNTLNIMNKT; this comes from the exons ATGACAGACTTCATGACGGCGCTCCCGGTGATCCTCATCCAGCCCACATACCCCGGAGACCTGCAAGCA AAAGGCGTCCACTTCCAGTCGACTTGCAACCTTTGCAGAGATAGCCACAAAACTCAGGTCTGGCTTTGTTTCTTAGTTCTGAG CTTCCTGAGTACATCTACGTCTGCTGCTTTTGTGCCTGTACCTAATACATCACATGCACAGAGCTGCTTGAAGAGTCTGAAAAACGCCATTGAG aaatcTGACGCTATGCTGTATGCCCCGTCAGCTAATGATGTCGAA AAGAACTGTAAAGTTATGTCGCTCAGATGTTACATATGGGAGTTGTTGGTGGTCATCATGGAAGAAGAAATTGTGGGCCCTAAAGCAAATTGCATCTTTGATTTTAATGCCAGACTGCCTAAAGATAACTTT GTTGGCTGTCGACCATGTGAAGCATACTCActtaaaaatattacagtattcTTGGACAGACTAAATAACCTTTTGGAAGAAATGACTACACAGTGGAATACTTTAAACATAATGAACAAAACATAA